One Marinitoga litoralis DNA segment encodes these proteins:
- a CDS encoding ATP-binding protein has translation SLGIECAKHRYSTYFIHFQNLMSQLKKALKENRLETRLKHFAKYKVLIIDEIGYLPIDTDASNIFFQLISKRYEKHSTIITTNTPFSEWGNIFGSPILAQAILDRLLHHSHIISIKGNSYRLREKIEFFDNSSSNS, from the coding sequence TCCCTTGGAATAGAATGCGCAAAACATAGATATTCAACATATTTCATACATTTCCAAAATTTGATGTCACAATTAAAAAAAGCACTTAAAGAAAACAGACTGGAAACTCGTCTAAAACATTTTGCGAAGTATAAAGTTTTGATAATTGATGAAATAGGATATCTCCCAATAGATACAGATGCATCAAATATATTTTTTCAATTAATTTCAAAAAGATATGAAAAGCATAGTACAATCATTACAACTAATACACCTTTTTCAGAATGGGGGAATATATTTGGATCACCTATTTTAGCTCAAGCTATTTTAGACAGACTTTTACATCATTCACATATTATTTCCATCAAAGGTAATTCTTATAGGCTTAGAGAAAAAATTGAGTTTTTTGATAATTCCTCTTCTAATTCTTAG
- a CDS encoding MFS transporter → MLEKIINKRNYFMYINKITISINMLFFFYFMIHDSLEITMPLFFEKYKINIVYLGMLISISKILRSIIIIPLSNIRMNKKIKVLYFVLFTNILLNVFSIILRNVYLILFYFLFFLISTSVFNVIINPILAINTPEDKLGITFGIRDVFLYIGSFIGLLITGKIVDISNNYNNLSFMYIILFVFLILNLKSIQKLNGVNLSYSENKKDKHSASKLVNIFKIEKRFLYYIGVNTIIIIGTSSLTYMPLIGKEYGISDSGIYYIFSSSIFFTAFMSLIGGIIIDKFNKKKIYIVNTFLYLIVLYLFGINNKVLFVIGILITSVQMAFANINSTYLFETFSNEKVEKYWGIISVVSLISSSMGIFLSGYLWEINPSIMLLFSFLTTFLGFILTFKLPVKNDRM, encoded by the coding sequence ATGTTAGAAAAAATAATAAATAAAAGAAACTATTTTATGTATATAAATAAAATTACCATTTCTATAAATATGCTTTTCTTTTTTTATTTTATGATTCATGATAGTTTAGAGATCACGATGCCATTGTTTTTTGAAAAATATAAAATAAACATAGTTTATTTAGGAATGTTAATATCAATTAGTAAAATATTGAGATCTATTATTATTATACCCCTTTCAAATATAAGAATGAATAAAAAGATAAAAGTATTATATTTTGTATTATTTACCAATATTTTATTAAATGTTTTCTCGATCATATTAAGGAATGTGTATCTTATCCTCTTTTATTTTTTATTTTTTCTTATTTCTACAAGTGTTTTTAATGTAATTATAAATCCTATCTTAGCAATAAATACACCAGAAGATAAATTAGGAATTACTTTTGGTATAAGAGATGTTTTTTTATATATTGGAAGTTTTATAGGATTATTAATTACAGGAAAAATTGTTGATATAAGCAATAATTATAATAATCTTTCTTTTATGTATATTATTCTATTTGTTTTCTTAATATTGAATTTAAAAAGTATCCAAAAATTAAATGGAGTTAATTTATCATATTCGGAGAATAAAAAAGATAAACACTCAGCAAGTAAATTAGTAAATATATTTAAGATCGAAAAAAGATTTCTTTATTATATCGGTGTTAATACAATAATAATTATTGGAACAAGTAGCCTGACATACATGCCATTAATTGGAAAAGAATATGGCATAAGTGATAGTGGAATATATTATATATTCTCATCTTCAATATTCTTTACTGCTTTTATGTCTTTAATAGGTGGAATAATAATAGATAAATTCAACAAGAAAAAAATATATATAGTAAACACATTTTTATATTTAATAGTATTATATTTGTTCGGTATAAATAACAAAGTTCTGTTTGTTATTGGGATATTAATTACTTCAGTTCAAATGGCATTTGCAAATATTAATAGCACATATCTTTTTGAAACATTTTCAAATGAAAAAGTAGAAAAATATTGGGGAATAATTAGTGTAGTCTCTTTAATTTCTTCAAGTATGGGGATATTTTTATCTGGATATTTATGGGAAATAAATCCATCGATTATGTTATTATTTTCTTTTCTAACAACTTTTTTAGGATTTATTTTAACATTTAAATTACCAGTAAAAAATGATAGGATGTGA
- a CDS encoding radical SAM/SPASM domain-containing protein, translated as MIDLESHDYMNIIKNYHLAKENYTDRNIEKIFIDTYLFELIEKYKIFPKKPLWIGWKVTPKCNLNCIHCWAITKGEERNTEDMLKVIDKFHKMQVIHVTLSGGEPFLRKDIFEILKYLKKKRIYIEIFTNGILLNEEKIEKLNKILDKNTDTIQISLDAATETTFFYQRRTKKFNIVVDNINLLKKHNFIVRTNFTATHINVNEIFDAYVLANKLGVDTFSVSHVYELNRGVNLYDKVKLNRFINEIKKCLRYREVARTKLRLFLPIEFYSEIAQKIESKNKNSVIIDKESLGKWFIKANGDIYPEVTLEFNELKFGNIYNDSIDVILKKAYAVTKNLYLRNLEKQKCSYCNMLSFCQGGEIGRVYKKYKSSNYPDPKCTFQEVKND; from the coding sequence TTGATAGACTTAGAATCTCATGATTATATGAATATTATAAAAAATTATCATCTAGCAAAAGAAAACTATACAGATAGGAATATTGAAAAAATTTTTATTGATACATATTTATTCGAATTAATAGAAAAATATAAAATTTTTCCAAAAAAACCATTATGGATAGGATGGAAAGTAACTCCAAAATGCAACCTTAATTGTATCCATTGTTGGGCTATAACTAAGGGAGAAGAGAGGAATACAGAAGATATGCTAAAAGTCATAGATAAATTTCATAAAATGCAAGTTATTCATGTTACATTAAGTGGCGGAGAACCATTTTTGAGAAAAGATATTTTTGAAATTTTAAAGTATTTGAAGAAAAAAAGAATTTATATTGAAATTTTTACAAATGGGATATTACTGAATGAAGAAAAAATTGAAAAATTAAATAAGATTTTAGATAAAAACACAGATACAATTCAAATAAGTTTAGATGCAGCAACAGAAACAACTTTTTTTTATCAAAGAAGAACAAAAAAATTTAACATAGTTGTTGATAATATAAACTTATTAAAAAAACACAATTTTATTGTGAGAACTAATTTTACAGCTACACATATTAATGTTAATGAAATTTTTGATGCATATGTTTTAGCTAATAAGTTAGGAGTAGATACGTTTAGTGTAAGCCATGTTTATGAATTAAACCGAGGAGTAAATTTATATGATAAAGTTAAATTAAATAGATTTATAAACGAAATAAAGAAATGTTTAAGATATAGAGAAGTAGCCAGAACAAAATTACGTTTATTTTTACCTATTGAGTTTTATTCAGAAATTGCTCAAAAAATAGAATCTAAAAATAAGAATTCTGTTATCATAGATAAAGAAAGTTTAGGAAAATGGTTTATAAAGGCAAATGGTGATATTTATCCAGAAGTAACTTTGGAATTCAATGAATTAAAATTTGGAAATATATATAACGATTCTATAGATGTAATTCTAAAAAAAGCATATGCAGTAACAAAAAATTTATATTTAAGAAATCTTGAAAAGCAAAAATGTAGTTATTGCAATATGTTATCCTTCTGTCAAGGTGGTGAAATTGGAAGAGTATATAAAAAATATAAATCCTCAAATTATCCTGATCCAAAATGTACATTCCAGGAGGTTAAAAATGATTAA